One part of the Ignavibacteria bacterium genome encodes these proteins:
- a CDS encoding HEAT repeat domain-containing protein produces the protein MKISLLFIILLVGNVLLYGRLDIKKPTKEHGTSFAIIVDEETYSRTKDAILAYRDAVEDDGLSTYVLVDDWKSPDEIKEEILKLYNQKPQLEGVVFIGDIPIPMLRNAEHLTSSFKYENNSSEYYYSSVPSDRFYDDFNLKFQFLHKDSEHPLCFYYSLTPDSPQKVNKTIYSARIKPSVDDESKYTLINQYLQRVVKQKKEQNKLDNMLVYTGYRYFSESLSAWGDEQLSLREEFPQVFKTGGRLKKLNHTMSPYMKGILLSEIQDPKLDFAIFHAHGDDNLQSLIDYPRSNDIDDNIDNIKLNLRKELRDARKSGENVDEKKQDLKGDYNVPDSWFDGAFDPRVAAADSMRERKMTIYGDDIRRISPQAKLILFDECYNGAFHTSPYLAGEYVFGYGATIAGIANSTTTLQDQWAEEFSGVLNYGTRVGLWHKMNNVLENHLFGDPTFHFTTIDPRVNLNSMLTQGVSDTASWERMRYAEEPSLRALALKMLFKIRGASYETELLSAYRTDESFNVRLQALTALAELNTPSFQGVLKESIQDPFEFIRRVSAVWMGKVGNRDYLTIMAKQLVTDESERVIFDLKKSIAFIDPVAGYEELEKSLSQMPDAADKENLREMMKGSILNSSDHLNKELLPNIKNDSLRIRKKVKEIESLRVYNYIQAVPELLQLAQNSREDVAIRVATLEALGWYSLSNNRDAILKACDEIMSMGDTPQQVKDEALRTKNRIKEGFNNPVTS, from the coding sequence ATGAAGATAAGTTTATTGTTTATCATTTTGTTAGTTGGAAATGTGCTTCTTTACGGAAGGCTCGACATTAAAAAGCCGACAAAGGAACATGGTACTTCCTTTGCAATTATTGTTGATGAGGAGACATACAGCAGGACAAAAGATGCCATTCTGGCCTACCGCGATGCCGTTGAGGATGACGGACTTTCTACTTACGTTCTGGTAGACGACTGGAAGAGCCCTGACGAAATTAAAGAAGAGATCCTGAAGCTCTATAACCAGAAGCCGCAGTTAGAAGGCGTTGTCTTTATAGGTGACATTCCCATTCCTATGCTCAGGAATGCCGAACATCTTACTTCTTCGTTCAAATACGAGAACAATTCTTCGGAATATTATTATTCTTCGGTGCCTTCGGACCGTTTTTACGACGATTTTAACCTGAAATTCCAGTTCCTGCACAAGGACAGTGAGCATCCGCTCTGCTTTTATTATTCCCTTACGCCGGATTCTCCGCAGAAGGTAAACAAGACCATCTACAGCGCCCGTATAAAGCCTTCAGTGGACGACGAGAGCAAGTATACGCTCATTAATCAGTATCTGCAGCGCGTTGTAAAACAGAAAAAAGAGCAGAATAAGCTGGATAACATGCTCGTCTATACAGGCTATAGATATTTCTCAGAATCTCTGAGCGCCTGGGGTGACGAACAGCTTTCATTAAGAGAGGAATTCCCGCAGGTATTCAAGACGGGCGGCAGGCTCAAGAAATTAAACCACACCATGAGCCCTTATATGAAAGGGATACTCCTTAGCGAAATTCAGGATCCGAAGCTTGACTTTGCAATATTCCATGCTCATGGCGATGATAACCTGCAGAGCCTTATAGATTATCCCAGGTCAAATGACATTGATGACAACATCGACAACATTAAGCTCAACTTAAGAAAAGAGCTGCGCGATGCGCGCAAGAGCGGCGAAAATGTGGATGAAAAGAAGCAGGACCTGAAAGGCGACTACAATGTGCCCGACAGCTGGTTCGACGGAGCGTTTGACCCCAGGGTTGCTGCAGCCGACTCAATGCGCGAGCGCAAGATGACGATCTATGGTGACGATATAAGAAGGATCTCTCCGCAGGCAAAACTTATACTTTTTGACGAATGCTATAATGGCGCTTTCCATACAAGCCCTTATCTTGCAGGCGAGTACGTATTTGGTTACGGCGCAACAATTGCAGGCATAGCAAACAGCACTACCACGCTTCAGGACCAGTGGGCAGAGGAATTCTCAGGCGTGCTCAACTACGGCACAAGAGTAGGCCTCTGGCACAAGATGAACAATGTGTTGGAAAATCACCTTTTTGGCGATCCGACGTTCCATTTTACTACAATCGATCCCAGAGTCAACCTGAACAGTATGCTCACTCAGGGAGTCAGTGACACGGCATCATGGGAAAGGATGAGGTACGCCGAGGAGCCTTCACTCCGCGCACTTGCACTTAAGATGCTCTTTAAGATCAGGGGTGCTTCCTATGAGACAGAGCTTTTAAGCGCCTACAGGACAGACGAGTCCTTTAACGTACGTCTCCAGGCATTGACCGCACTGGCAGAGCTGAATACCCCGTCTTTCCAGGGCGTTCTAAAAGAGTCGATTCAGGATCCTTTTGAATTTATAAGGCGCGTTTCAGCCGTCTGGATGGGAAAAGTCGGCAACCGCGATTACCTGACTATTATGGCAAAGCAGCTTGTAACGGATGAGTCGGAAAGGGTTATTTTCGACCTGAAGAAGTCGATAGCTTTTATTGATCCTGTTGCAGGCTATGAAGAGCTGGAAAAATCTTTAAGTCAGATGCCGGATGCGGCTGACAAGGAAAATTTAAGGGAAATGATGAAGGGATCGATCCTGAATTCAAGCGACCATCTGAATAAGGAGCTGCTCCCTAATATTAAGAACGATTCTTTAAGGATCAGGAAGAAAGTAAAGGAGATAGAGTCTTTGAGAGTATACAATTACATACAGGCGGTACCTGAACTTTTACAGCTGGCACAGAACAGCAGGGAAGATGTGGCAATAAGGGTAGCCACGCTGGAGGCCCTGGGCTGGTATTCACTTTCAAACAACAGGGATGCGATCTTAAAAGCTTGCGACGAGATTATGAGCATGGGTGATACGCCACAGCAGGTTAAAGATGAGGCTCTAAGAACAAAAAACAGAATTAAGGAAGGCTTCAACAATCCCGTAACCTCATGA
- a CDS encoding HEAT repeat domain-containing protein, with the protein MKLRFIVLTLILSAFCTRAEVTIKKPIKKNPTSFAIIVDKATYEKTAGAVDTYRDAVENDGLSAYILISNWKSPDEIRSEILKLYHSKSPLEGIVLIGDVPIPMVRNAQHMTSAFKLDENAAMFKSSVPTDRFYDDFDLKFNYISHDTVHKLCYYYSLAPDSPQRVDKDIYSGRIKAPVEDDSKYEIIKNYLLRVSEEKKKQNKLDNMLVFTGHGYNSQAQTAWSDENLALREQLPALYNNTGGRLKKLNFSMSTQMKEIILSELQKPELDMAVFHAHGEIDRQYLIDYPNPGNPAGQIESVKLYLRSKLRSAKRRKMSLDEAKKYFVKQYNVPVEWMEDAFADSVVKADSLLDYSLDIHAEDARQIAPGAELVIFDECFNGSFHHSPYIAGEYVFGKGQTVAGIANTTNALQDQWIDSFMGLLGYGLRFGQWHRMDNLLESHLIGDPTFHYTPAYEGDLNRLIVLNSRDVRFWQKMAKSEDINLRSLGIYMTFKCLGAKFEKELVSIYKTDPSFNVRMHALEYLSILNTKAFEDVVKISINDPYELIRRITAEWMGKIGKEEYIPLMVRQMFDDESERVSYNVKSTVVYIDPLLAYNECIKYIDSLPATVDKEKMKNGIKISILNSEKWLNEELIPNVKSDTLAAKQKLKEIRTFRNYNFIQALPVLIEIAKDGKEPKEIRKAILEALGWYAMAYNRDIIIKACDELIKREDSPIEVKEEALRTKNRLLEGYSNTITS; encoded by the coding sequence ATGAAATTACGTTTTATTGTCCTAACTTTGATCTTATCCGCATTCTGCACACGCGCAGAAGTGACAATTAAAAAACCGATTAAGAAGAATCCTACCTCGTTTGCAATTATTGTAGATAAGGCGACTTATGAGAAAACCGCAGGTGCAGTTGACACCTACAGGGATGCGGTGGAAAACGACGGCCTTTCGGCATACATTCTTATTAGCAACTGGAAAAGTCCCGATGAAATCCGTTCCGAGATACTGAAACTTTACCACAGCAAGTCTCCTTTAGAGGGGATTGTCTTAATTGGCGACGTACCGATTCCGATGGTAAGAAACGCCCAGCACATGACTTCAGCCTTCAAGCTGGATGAAAATGCGGCAATGTTCAAGTCTTCTGTTCCAACGGACAGGTTTTATGACGACTTTGACCTGAAGTTTAACTATATAAGTCATGATACTGTGCACAAGCTCTGCTATTACTACTCACTTGCACCTGACTCACCGCAGAGGGTGGATAAGGATATCTACAGCGGGCGCATTAAGGCTCCGGTGGAGGATGATTCGAAATATGAAATAATTAAAAACTACCTCTTAAGGGTTTCTGAAGAGAAGAAAAAGCAGAATAAGCTGGACAACATGCTGGTTTTTACGGGTCACGGCTACAACTCACAGGCACAGACAGCATGGAGCGATGAGAACCTGGCCTTGAGGGAACAGCTGCCCGCGCTTTACAACAATACCGGGGGGAGGCTCAAGAAGCTCAATTTCAGCATGAGCACACAGATGAAAGAGATTATCCTCTCAGAGCTCCAGAAGCCGGAGCTTGATATGGCTGTCTTCCATGCGCATGGTGAAATTGACAGGCAGTACCTGATAGATTATCCAAATCCCGGGAACCCGGCAGGACAGATAGAATCAGTAAAGCTTTATTTAAGGAGCAAACTCAGGTCGGCCAAAAGAAGAAAGATGTCACTGGATGAGGCGAAAAAATACTTTGTTAAGCAGTATAACGTACCTGTGGAATGGATGGAAGATGCCTTTGCAGATTCTGTTGTGAAGGCGGATTCACTCCTCGACTACAGCCTGGACATTCACGCCGAGGACGCAAGGCAAATTGCTCCTGGGGCAGAACTGGTGATTTTTGACGAGTGCTTTAACGGCTCATTCCACCACAGCCCATATATTGCCGGGGAATATGTATTTGGCAAAGGGCAGACAGTTGCAGGAATTGCAAATACAACAAACGCACTGCAGGACCAGTGGATAGATTCTTTCATGGGGCTTTTAGGCTACGGCCTCAGGTTCGGGCAGTGGCACAGGATGGATAACCTACTGGAAAGCCACCTGATAGGGGATCCCACTTTTCATTACACCCCGGCTTATGAGGGGGACCTGAACCGACTTATTGTCTTAAATTCCAGGGACGTAAGATTCTGGCAAAAAATGGCAAAAAGCGAGGACATTAACCTCCGCTCACTAGGTATCTATATGACCTTCAAGTGCCTGGGTGCAAAGTTTGAAAAAGAACTGGTAAGCATTTACAAAACAGATCCTTCGTTTAACGTAAGAATGCACGCTCTTGAATATCTTTCAATACTTAATACCAAGGCCTTTGAGGACGTGGTAAAGATCTCAATTAACGATCCTTATGAGCTGATAAGAAGGATTACGGCAGAATGGATGGGTAAGATTGGTAAGGAGGAGTACATACCTTTAATGGTCAGACAGATGTTTGACGATGAATCTGAAAGGGTATCCTACAATGTAAAGTCGACGGTCGTCTATATTGATCCTCTCCTTGCCTATAATGAATGTATAAAGTACATAGACAGCCTGCCGGCAACGGTGGACAAGGAAAAAATGAAGAATGGGATAAAAATTTCCATCTTAAATTCGGAAAAGTGGCTGAATGAGGAATTGATTCCTAATGTAAAAAGTGATACTTTAGCAGCCAAGCAAAAGCTGAAAGAGATTAGGACGTTCAGGAATTATAATTTTATACAGGCGCTGCCGGTCTTGATTGAAATTGCAAAAGATGGAAAAGAGCCCAAAGAGATCAGGAAAGCTATACTGGAAGCTCTGGGCTGGTATGCGATGGCCTACAACAGAGATATAATTATAAAAGCCTGCGATGAGCTGATAAAGAGAGAAGATTCGCCGATTGAGGTAAAAGAAGAGGCATTGAGGACTAAAAACAGGCTGCTTGAGGGCTACAGCAATACAATCACTTCCTGA
- a CDS encoding T9SS type A sorting domain-containing protein has product MKKYFLIIALLLSASTFRAQTWKVVSGPDLKQAVSDIFFVSETEGWMSADSGVVYHTTNGGTDWAVQQTNTKKNLKKILFLDKNTGWIGTAEGSILKTTDGGGSWTESIFAGLVPNIKFTYFDALCFTSSARGHIVAGKDKAMYLFLTTDGGLSWTKEDSLVSTVSQRWYDVSFYDENNGVIAGDKKDKIKYTTDGGKTWNLSPITDNMFGVIKSVRWLSSKEVLLMGEGNDFTGLPAPVYKSLDGGKTWVKKTTGSYDRVKDSYFKNSTEGICVGSNGFSKMFLMKTADGGETWSPAMGSFSVSLQAVTGFNNVVYAIGTENHIFKSTDLGSTWSILPMKASTAIYSIQFTGGKGFALSRSSDIFTNDDGKGNLWNFTSSAGVWEGYSMAFTSSSTGFVLKDNRHIVKTTDGGKSWNPVLEAVAFNAKNKIGGITFPDASTGYAWVSINDYSEYHILKSADAGNTWNEILTIPGPGYIGGGIAFFDASTGVIAGPKGWMIRTTNGGDKWDTVKVSNAPAGLETSGFKELCVVNQNAWAISEKAIYYSSDKGATWNYIDHGIKNIDTTFYTLAFRSDGTGYVTCYDGTVLKTSDSGKSWQLDESLKGKYHFYSSAFDENGKIYFGTSNGQIISSTEGGVGVRENSNVSPNGFMLEQNYPNPFNPVTSIRFTIPEGGLVRLTVYDMLGREVSVPVDQFLKAGTQLVSFNAQGLSSGVYYYQLKAGAFTQTKKMTVLK; this is encoded by the coding sequence ATGAAAAAATACTTTCTTATTATAGCTCTTCTTCTTTCGGCTTCAACGTTCCGGGCGCAGACCTGGAAGGTGGTGTCAGGGCCGGATTTGAAACAGGCTGTAAGCGACATATTCTTTGTGTCTGAGACGGAAGGCTGGATGTCGGCCGATTCAGGCGTCGTATATCATACTACAAACGGCGGCACCGACTGGGCCGTCCAGCAGACAAACACTAAAAAAAATCTAAAGAAAATTCTGTTCCTGGATAAAAACACAGGATGGATCGGCACCGCAGAAGGCAGCATCCTCAAGACTACAGACGGCGGCGGTTCATGGACTGAAAGCATTTTTGCCGGACTTGTACCAAACATCAAGTTTACGTACTTCGATGCCTTGTGCTTTACAAGCTCTGCAAGAGGCCACATTGTTGCAGGAAAGGACAAGGCTATGTACCTTTTCCTTACTACAGACGGCGGGCTTAGCTGGACAAAGGAGGACTCGCTAGTCTCAACAGTCTCGCAGAGGTGGTACGACGTTTCTTTTTACGATGAGAACAACGGCGTAATTGCAGGAGATAAAAAAGACAAGATTAAATACACTACAGACGGCGGGAAGACGTGGAACCTGTCCCCCATTACAGACAATATGTTCGGAGTAATTAAGTCGGTACGGTGGCTGAGCTCAAAAGAGGTCCTTTTGATGGGTGAAGGGAACGATTTTACCGGCCTTCCTGCACCGGTCTATAAGTCTTTAGACGGGGGAAAGACCTGGGTTAAAAAGACTACAGGTTCATATGACAGGGTAAAGGATTCATACTTCAAGAATTCCACCGAGGGAATATGCGTGGGCAGCAACGGATTCAGCAAAATGTTCTTAATGAAAACAGCTGACGGAGGGGAAACATGGAGCCCTGCAATGGGCAGCTTTTCCGTGAGCCTTCAGGCCGTTACAGGCTTTAACAATGTGGTTTACGCCATAGGAACAGAAAACCACATCTTTAAGTCCACAGACCTTGGCTCAACGTGGAGCATTCTTCCGATGAAGGCTTCAACTGCAATTTACTCAATCCAGTTTACAGGCGGCAAGGGCTTTGCCTTAAGCCGTTCAAGCGACATTTTTACAAATGACGACGGAAAGGGAAACCTCTGGAATTTCACATCATCTGCCGGGGTATGGGAAGGGTACTCAATGGCATTTACCAGTTCAAGCACGGGCTTTGTCCTTAAAGATAACAGGCACATTGTTAAGACCACCGATGGGGGTAAAAGCTGGAATCCGGTGCTGGAAGCTGTAGCCTTTAATGCCAAAAATAAAATTGGCGGAATTACGTTTCCTGATGCCTCGACCGGCTACGCATGGGTGAGCATAAATGATTACTCGGAATATCATATCCTAAAGTCTGCCGACGCCGGCAATACATGGAATGAGATCCTTACAATTCCGGGACCCGGATACATCGGAGGGGGCATTGCTTTTTTTGACGCCTCAACGGGAGTTATTGCGGGCCCGAAAGGATGGATGATAAGGACAACCAATGGCGGAGATAAGTGGGATACGGTTAAGGTCAGCAATGCACCCGCAGGACTTGAGACCTCGGGCTTTAAGGAGCTCTGCGTAGTTAACCAGAATGCCTGGGCTATCAGCGAAAAGGCGATTTACTATTCTTCTGACAAGGGTGCTACATGGAACTATATAGACCATGGAATCAAGAATATAGATACAACTTTTTATACACTTGCATTCCGCAGCGACGGAACCGGATACGTAACATGTTATGACGGAACGGTCCTTAAGACTTCGGATTCAGGCAAAAGCTGGCAGTTGGATGAGAGCCTGAAGGGCAAGTATCACTTTTATTCGTCTGCTTTTGATGAAAACGGAAAAATATATTTCGGGACCTCAAACGGGCAGATCATTTCTTCCACTGAAGGCGGGGTGGGAGTAAGAGAAAATAGTAACGTAAGCCCAAATGGATTTATGCTTGAGCAGAATTACCCGAACCCTTTTAACCCGGTTACTTCAATAAGGTTTACAATTCCTGAAGGAGGCCTTGTAAGGCTTACGGTCTACGACATGCTGGGGCGCGAAGTAAGCGTACCGGTAGATCAGTTCCTGAAAGCAGGCACACAGCTGGTAAGCTTTAACGCGCAGGGGCTCTCAAGCGGAGTTTATTATTACCAGTTAAAAGCTGGAGCCTTTACACAAACAAAAAAAATGACAGTTTTGAAATAG
- a CDS encoding DUF4876 domain-containing protein, producing the protein MKLTVKRLFTVLALTSALFSSGCDKLIDTEDKPSSLERGTEFKIVLVDSSGYMQKLYGTDRVANAEVTLKSNSLGTTYTATSDGEGVVSIKGFISDEYHISVVRQMSPEEMEQVTGNKAGGYRLINKKAGTISLMADSPEPKTVCLSPVFSGSALLISEIYSCGPSGAGNYYHDKYLEIFNQSDSTVYLDKVMVALVFSSSSYGLNYVNDPSYVHSTSIWMFPGTGKDYPIRPGEFIVCAEDAMDHRTNAPNSVDLSHADFEFYKDDAPDVDNPAVPNMIRIFQNTGNDWLMGGELGGVVIARMEAKDLKTYDNQMLIPYSAVLDGVEYMKDPSKLDKKILNRSIDAGTTGGIQFYTGKSMERIMMTVPGALKLLDNNNSSLDFRVLSHPTPKSHY; encoded by the coding sequence ATGAAACTGACTGTAAAAAGATTATTTACCGTACTGGCTTTAACTTCGGCACTCTTTTCATCCGGCTGCGACAAGCTGATTGATACGGAAGACAAACCCTCATCTTTAGAAAGGGGGACAGAGTTTAAGATTGTGCTCGTGGATTCAAGCGGATATATGCAGAAGCTCTACGGCACCGACAGGGTAGCTAATGCCGAAGTGACTCTGAAATCGAACTCGCTTGGAACGACTTATACTGCCACATCAGACGGCGAAGGCGTTGTAAGCATAAAAGGGTTCATTTCGGATGAATACCACATTTCCGTTGTAAGGCAAATGAGCCCGGAGGAGATGGAACAGGTTACGGGCAATAAGGCAGGCGGCTACAGGCTGATAAATAAAAAAGCCGGAACAATCAGCCTTATGGCCGATTCTCCAGAACCAAAGACAGTCTGCCTAAGCCCCGTCTTTAGCGGATCAGCGCTGTTAATAAGCGAGATATATTCCTGCGGGCCATCGGGCGCGGGGAATTATTATCACGACAAGTACCTGGAGATATTCAATCAGAGTGATTCTACGGTATACCTGGATAAGGTAATGGTAGCCCTGGTCTTCAGCAGCAGCTCTTACGGCCTGAACTATGTGAACGATCCCTCTTATGTCCACAGCACGTCCATCTGGATGTTCCCGGGCACGGGGAAGGACTATCCGATAAGGCCGGGAGAGTTTATTGTGTGTGCTGAGGACGCAATGGACCACAGGACAAACGCACCAAATTCTGTAGATCTGTCGCACGCGGACTTCGAGTTTTATAAAGATGACGCCCCGGACGTGGATAACCCCGCTGTACCGAACATGATAAGAATATTCCAGAACACCGGTAACGACTGGTTAATGGGCGGTGAGTTGGGAGGCGTAGTAATAGCCCGCATGGAGGCTAAAGATCTTAAGACTTACGACAACCAGATGCTTATTCCCTATTCGGCAGTGCTTGACGGGGTGGAATATATGAAGGATCCCTCGAAGCTGGATAAGAAAATTCTGAACCGTTCGATAGACGCCGGGACTACGGGAGGAATACAGTTCTACACCGGCAAATCGATGGAAAGAATCATGATGACTGTTCCGGGCGCATTAAAGCTTCTGGATAACAACAACTCATCGCTTGATTTCAGGGTATTAAGCCACCCTACACCCAAGTCACATTATTAA
- a CDS encoding TonB-dependent receptor, with protein sequence MYKLISIISLLLSLTVAIPAQSGFTILKGKVTDEKGEALSFASVVLKETNNGSVTDNNGSYSILAKAGTYTLEVSFVGYEKITEKVTLGGRTVVKNFRIKSTSFLIGGIEVVANNEFIPVTPETKTTVSSGEIEHIQAASLNDVMKLTPGVETTNPTLNSVEKASIRGGDALGTQIVLDGVPVTNNANMQVGIGYSTANSGIDLRSIPAENIKEVEIIRGIPSAQYGDLADGLMIVKTRSTAEPFRAKYKYNPQINELNFSGGLPWGSWIFNGNMNLASSDRDVRIEGDGYTRIAAQVSAERETGEFSIKNIIYLTRSIDEMKEKPEYASREAWYNRDLNLKYTGSFSRSFNSFSSFSLNMSASYTRQNSHNQAVVSRDNAVITDRTFEGTGAGRIVFGSYLGEKWIKGDVWNLYADANYNFRFFTDDLLHSWVAGINWRDDFNKGEGIIFNPLFPPSATIPAPRLRRYDELPQYNIVSLYAEDRITGRLFKPFTLQLGLRYEVYRPNGFNIKGLIGKGDLIESFNGSFPNPRINFSMSLSEDMQIRLSYGVTSKAPPMGMIFAQDKYYDIVDTVSVVNPAYADSNFSLISTYIRPQANEYLKGYTQKKYEASLDEQFSFGGFTLTGYFNNSKNMFQSLNAPTVFYKKSYPSWPDQSQSFIKDSVLESYSSYQNNGWERVKGLELSFRSRKIPVINTVFKFDASYSYEENGSTNGYYFSTPRFSSALGIRVVPMYNDVEEFNKRLLLNYRFEIQTKTLGMWITLHIQQLAVDINGRRNFEDTLAVGYYTQKGELQRIPSGERDNPKYTELRRSIESFELNNEDRPNKWLLNVKVSKSLWEGASVSFFVNNFLNNQPLYKSRRRSPDYPSYERRNPDIYYGIEFSSALGGITK encoded by the coding sequence ATGTATAAACTCATTTCAATAATATCTTTACTCCTTTCGCTTACAGTTGCCATACCTGCCCAGAGCGGCTTTACAATTTTAAAGGGAAAAGTTACCGATGAAAAAGGCGAGGCACTTTCATTTGCCAGCGTAGTGTTAAAGGAGACCAATAACGGCTCTGTTACAGATAATAACGGAAGCTACTCTATTCTTGCAAAAGCGGGCACTTACACGCTTGAAGTGTCATTTGTGGGATATGAAAAAATTACAGAAAAAGTTACGCTTGGCGGAAGAACAGTAGTGAAAAACTTCCGCATTAAGAGCACCTCGTTTTTAATCGGCGGCATCGAGGTGGTGGCGAACAACGAATTCATACCCGTCACTCCCGAGACAAAGACAACAGTTTCCTCAGGCGAAATTGAGCACATACAGGCAGCTAGCCTGAACGACGTGATGAAACTGACGCCGGGCGTGGAAACCACCAACCCCACACTAAACAGCGTTGAGAAGGCTTCAATAAGGGGCGGCGACGCACTTGGAACACAGATTGTTTTAGACGGCGTGCCGGTTACAAATAACGCAAACATGCAGGTGGGAATCGGATACTCGACGGCAAACAGCGGAATAGATTTAAGATCCATCCCGGCAGAAAATATAAAAGAAGTTGAAATTATCCGCGGCATTCCATCTGCACAGTATGGCGACCTTGCAGACGGGCTGATGATAGTAAAAACAAGGAGCACTGCCGAGCCATTCCGCGCCAAGTATAAATATAACCCACAGATAAACGAGCTTAATTTCAGCGGCGGACTTCCCTGGGGCAGCTGGATTTTTAACGGGAATATGAACCTTGCTTCCTCGGACAGGGATGTCAGAATTGAAGGCGACGGATACACCAGGATTGCAGCTCAGGTTTCTGCCGAAAGGGAAACCGGGGAATTCAGCATTAAAAATATTATTTACCTCACGCGCTCAATTGACGAAATGAAGGAAAAGCCGGAATACGCCTCGCGCGAGGCATGGTATAACAGGGACCTTAATCTTAAATATACAGGCAGCTTCAGCCGCAGCTTCAACTCCTTCAGCAGCTTTAGCCTGAATATGTCTGCCTCTTACACCAGGCAGAACTCGCATAACCAGGCCGTAGTCTCACGCGACAACGCTGTAATTACAGACAGGACTTTTGAAGGAACGGGAGCGGGCCGGATAGTCTTCGGTTCATACCTGGGGGAAAAATGGATTAAGGGTGACGTCTGGAACCTTTACGCGGATGCAAATTATAATTTCCGTTTCTTTACCGATGACCTCCTCCACAGCTGGGTTGCAGGCATTAACTGGAGAGACGATTTTAATAAGGGTGAAGGGATCATTTTCAATCCCTTGTTCCCGCCTTCAGCTACAATACCCGCTCCAAGACTCAGGCGCTACGACGAGCTTCCGCAATACAATATAGTAAGCCTTTACGCCGAGGACAGGATAACAGGAAGGCTCTTTAAGCCTTTTACTCTTCAGCTGGGACTGCGCTACGAGGTCTACCGCCCGAACGGGTTTAACATAAAGGGGCTTATTGGTAAGGGGGACCTGATTGAATCCTTTAACGGGAGTTTCCCAAATCCCAGAATTAACTTTTCAATGAGTCTTTCTGAAGACATGCAGATCCGCCTTAGCTACGGAGTAACTTCAAAGGCACCTCCCATGGGGATGATATTTGCGCAGGACAAGTATTACGACATCGTTGATACGGTTTCCGTTGTAAACCCGGCTTATGCCGACAGCAACTTTTCTCTTATTTCAACCTATATCCGCCCTCAGGCAAACGAATACCTGAAGGGATATACACAGAAAAAGTATGAGGCAAGCCTGGATGAGCAGTTCTCCTTCGGCGGCTTTACCCTGACGGGATACTTTAACAACTCAAAGAATATGTTCCAGAGCCTGAACGCGCCAACGGTATTCTATAAGAAGTCATATCCTTCGTGGCCCGATCAGTCTCAAAGCTTTATCAAGGATTCGGTTCTGGAGAGCTATTCATCTTATCAGAACAATGGCTGGGAAAGGGTAAAGGGGCTTGAGCTTTCGTTCCGCAGCAGGAAAATTCCCGTAATTAATACTGTCTTTAAGTTTGACGCCTCATACAGCTATGAGGAAAACGGGAGCACAAACGGGTATTACTTCTCAACTCCCCGTTTCAGCAGCGCTCTTGGAATAAGGGTCGTTCCGATGTATAACGACGTTGAGGAGTTCAATAAAAGACTCCTTTTGAACTACCGCTTTGAGATACAGACAAAGACGCTCGGCATGTGGATCACGCTTCACATTCAGCAGCTTGCAGTTGACATAAACGGAAGACGGAATTTTGAGGACACGCTTGCCGTAGGTTACTACACACAGAAAGGCGAGCTCCAGAGAATTCCTTCAGGTGAAAGAGATAACCCCAAATACACAGAGCTAAGGCGCAGCATTGAGTCCTTTGAGCTGAATAATGAGGACCGCCCGAACAAGTGGCTCTTAAACGTAAAGGTCAGCAAGTCGTTGTGGGAAGGAGCCTCGGTCTCTTTCTTTGTGAACAATTTCCTTAACAATCAGCCATTATATAAAAGCCGCAGGCGTTCACCGGACTATCCTTCGTACGAAAGAAGAAATCCGGACATTTACTACGGCATTGAATTCAGTTCGGCCCTTGGAGGTATTACAAAATGA